The following proteins are co-located in the Acidobacteriota bacterium genome:
- a CDS encoding insulinase family protein, with protein sequence MTNRASRWLPTIVIACMAIVSAIGIGHAAGEAKVPVEILELDNGMKFLLVPRTDKTTVAAGWVAHVGSANERPGITGISHLFEHMLFKGTTTIGTTDIERDLEIIEEQERLQEQIRLIYRDQRERWRRGEIEDPFAPENRTEEQIKLEEQFQALVEEQRSIMIKDEFDKIYTKAGATGMNAGTTNDLTLYFITVPANKLELWFWMESDRLSSPVMREFYSERDVVYEERRLRTESTPTGEFDEQFESMFWQSHPYNWPVVGWPSDLRVISKQEADEYFSTYYAANNLTAALVGNFDVNEVKKLANKYFGRLPNRGAKAPDVVTLEMEQKAEKRMQAECDCQPQVEVRYHTVPFMHADSYALDVLAGLLNGRTGRLYKSMVLDSEIAASAFAGQDSRKYGGAFSFGAQTKGDATPQQLEDGWYAQLRKIVEEPIPAEELQKVKNGIAADAYRNLENPFFLALQLMFYDGLGDWEYMNVWSDLTLAVTAEDVKRVAEKYFAEDNRAVAQYYRKAGSGGDEEFPELAELEPELQGPLRQQLKQLKSMGDPEQLTTILGQIEQQKTQAPPPMARAFEIMESYIRARIEELRSEEGSEQ encoded by the coding sequence ATGACCAACCGAGCATCACGATGGTTACCGACCATCGTCATCGCCTGCATGGCGATCGTCTCGGCGATCGGCATCGGTCACGCCGCGGGCGAGGCCAAGGTGCCCGTCGAGATTCTCGAGCTCGACAACGGAATGAAATTCCTGCTCGTGCCGAGAACGGACAAGACAACCGTCGCAGCCGGGTGGGTTGCACATGTGGGTTCCGCCAACGAGCGACCGGGGATTACCGGAATCAGCCATCTGTTCGAACATATGTTGTTCAAGGGAACCACGACGATCGGCACGACCGACATCGAACGGGATCTCGAGATCATCGAAGAACAGGAGCGCCTTCAGGAGCAGATTCGCTTGATCTATCGAGATCAGCGCGAGCGCTGGCGGCGCGGCGAGATCGAAGATCCGTTTGCGCCGGAGAACCGAACGGAAGAACAGATCAAGCTCGAAGAGCAGTTCCAGGCCCTCGTCGAGGAACAACGCTCGATCATGATCAAGGACGAGTTCGACAAGATCTATACGAAGGCCGGCGCGACCGGGATGAACGCCGGTACAACCAATGATCTGACTCTCTATTTCATCACCGTTCCTGCCAACAAGCTGGAACTGTGGTTCTGGATGGAGTCGGATCGGTTGAGTTCGCCTGTAATGCGTGAGTTCTATAGCGAACGGGACGTGGTGTATGAAGAGCGACGACTTCGAACCGAGTCGACTCCGACGGGCGAGTTCGATGAGCAGTTCGAGTCCATGTTCTGGCAATCTCATCCATACAACTGGCCGGTCGTCGGCTGGCCCTCGGATCTCCGTGTCATCAGCAAGCAAGAGGCCGATGAGTATTTCTCGACGTACTACGCGGCCAACAACCTTACGGCAGCTCTCGTTGGCAACTTTGACGTCAATGAGGTCAAGAAGCTCGCCAACAAGTACTTCGGGCGACTCCCGAATCGCGGCGCCAAGGCACCGGATGTCGTGACGCTCGAGATGGAGCAGAAGGCCGAGAAGCGGATGCAGGCCGAATGCGACTGCCAACCCCAGGTCGAGGTGCGCTATCACACGGTACCCTTCATGCACGCGGACTCCTACGCGCTCGACGTGCTGGCGGGCCTTCTGAACGGTCGCACCGGTCGGCTCTACAAGTCGATGGTGTTGGATAGCGAGATCGCGGCATCGGCATTCGCCGGTCAGGACTCGCGAAAGTACGGTGGAGCCTTCTCGTTTGGCGCCCAGACCAAGGGGGATGCGACCCCGCAGCAACTCGAGGATGGTTGGTACGCTCAACTTCGCAAGATTGTTGAAGAACCCATTCCTGCGGAAGAACTGCAGAAGGTCAAGAACGGGATCGCAGCCGATGCGTATCGCAACCTGGAGAATCCGTTCTTTCTGGCATTGCAGTTGATGTTCTATGACGGTCTCGGAGATTGGGAGTACATGAACGTCTGGTCGGACTTGACGCTGGCCGTGACGGCCGAAGACGTCAAACGGGTCGCCGAGAAGTATTTCGCAGAGGACAATCGGGCCGTGGCTCAGTACTACCGCAAGGCGGGTAGCGGGGGTGACGAGGAGTTCCCGGAGCTCGCAGAGCTCGAACCGGAGTTGCAGGGTCCGCTTCGCCAGCAGCTAAAGCAACTGAAAAGCATGGGTGATCCCGAGCAGCTCACGACGATACTGGGACAGATTGAGCAACAAAAGACCCAGGCACCTCCACCGATGGCCCGGGCGTTTGAGATCATGGAGTCCTATATCCGGGCTCGCATCGAGGAGCTTCGCTCCGAAGAGGGGAGTGAGCAATGA
- a CDS encoding insulinase family protein encodes MIGHTSLKRLSFVVGACLAIVFAVSGLPAKDNKKIVDHPDKLKFGPLKFEVPDVADYQHKLANGSSIYIAPDRSLPLVNISVTIRTGSYLEEKMGVAGTTGRIMRQGGAGELDAESFDERIEFLATNMSSFVGGTRGGASMNSITGALDESLDLFFDMLKTPRFEEERLKVSLDSRLEGLKQRNDNPAGISNREWSWLIRGNDHFTAKVLTKADLDGLSREDLVAFHKKYFRPQNMIWAVSGDVEPKAIIEKLNAQIAKWDVEAMDVPWPPPAPTHTPKPGLYYVQKDIPQGRVTIGHLGVQRDGWDDAREFPLTLMNDILGGGGFTSRLVKRIRSDEGLAYSAGSSFGMSQHWRGVFRMGYQSKSETVAFAAQIALEEMRRMRDEEVTDEELAISKSSLVDAFPGNFDSPSTVASIFASGEYSGRPADYWTKYRDRARAVTREQIREAARAHLDPEKLVMLIIGDWEAIKPGDADGRASMAQFFGGEATALPLRDPLTMEPIDE; translated from the coding sequence ATGATCGGGCACACCAGTCTTAAGCGTTTGTCGTTTGTCGTAGGAGCCTGTCTTGCCATTGTCTTCGCCGTGTCCGGCCTCCCGGCCAAGGACAACAAGAAGATTGTCGATCATCCCGACAAACTGAAGTTTGGCCCGTTGAAATTCGAGGTTCCGGATGTTGCGGACTACCAGCACAAGCTGGCCAACGGGTCCTCGATCTATATCGCACCGGATCGATCTCTACCTCTGGTCAATATCTCGGTCACGATTCGAACCGGGAGCTACCTGGAAGAGAAGATGGGTGTCGCCGGGACGACCGGACGGATCATGCGTCAGGGCGGTGCCGGGGAATTGGATGCCGAGTCGTTCGACGAACGCATCGAGTTCCTTGCGACAAACATGAGCAGCTTTGTCGGGGGAACTCGTGGCGGCGCTTCGATGAATTCGATCACCGGCGCTCTGGATGAGAGCCTCGACCTGTTCTTCGACATGCTCAAGACGCCTCGCTTCGAGGAAGAACGACTCAAGGTAAGCCTCGATTCACGACTCGAGGGTCTGAAGCAACGAAACGACAACCCAGCGGGAATCTCCAATCGAGAGTGGAGCTGGCTGATCCGAGGAAACGACCATTTCACGGCGAAGGTTCTAACGAAGGCGGATCTTGACGGTTTAAGCCGTGAAGATCTGGTCGCATTCCACAAGAAGTATTTTCGACCGCAGAACATGATCTGGGCGGTCTCGGGGGACGTGGAGCCAAAGGCGATCATCGAGAAGCTGAACGCTCAGATCGCTAAATGGGACGTCGAGGCAATGGATGTGCCCTGGCCGCCGCCGGCTCCGACACACACTCCGAAACCCGGCCTCTACTACGTCCAGAAAGATATCCCTCAGGGTCGCGTGACGATCGGACACCTTGGTGTGCAACGCGACGGCTGGGACGACGCCCGCGAGTTTCCGTTGACGCTAATGAACGACATCCTCGGAGGTGGTGGATTTACGTCACGTCTGGTGAAGCGAATTCGGTCGGACGAAGGGCTGGCGTACAGTGCCGGGTCATCGTTCGGGATGTCCCAGCACTGGCGAGGCGTCTTCCGTATGGGCTATCAGTCGAAGAGCGAGACGGTCGCATTCGCCGCCCAGATCGCCCTCGAGGAGATGCGGCGCATGAGAGACGAAGAGGTCACCGATGAGGAACTCGCGATCTCCAAGAGCTCACTGGTCGATGCGTTCCCGGGGAACTTCGATTCCCCGTCCACCGTCGCGAGCATCTTCGCTTCGGGCGAGTATTCCGGCCGTCCGGCAGACTACTGGACGAAGTACCGCGACCGCGCGCGGGCGGTGACGCGGGAGCAGATCCGCGAAGCGGCGCGCGCCCATCTCGATCCCGAGAAGTTGGTCATGTTGATCATCGGTGACTGGGAAGCGATCAAGCCGGGAGACGCCGACGGGCGGGCATCGATGGCGCAGTTCTTCGGCGGAGAGGCGACCGCGCTTCCCCTGAGAGACCCGTTGACGATGGAGCCGATCGACGAGTAG
- a CDS encoding peroxiredoxin, with protein MGLLLGDIVPDFTQDSTEGSIRFHEWIGDQWAVLFSHPKDFTPVCTTELGQVARMKGEFDQRGVKVVAVSVDSVDAHRRWIGDIEATQGVTMNFPILADEDKTVATAYQMIHPNSDPALTVRSVFIIDNNKKLRASITYPPPTGRHFGEILRAIDSLQLTDGYKVATPANWNDGDDCIILPSITDKEDIERLFPKGHEEQRPYLRTTPQPNK; from the coding sequence ATGGGACTATTGCTAGGCGACATCGTGCCTGATTTCACACAGGACTCGACAGAGGGCTCGATCCGGTTCCATGAGTGGATCGGCGACCAGTGGGCGGTTCTCTTCTCTCACCCCAAGGATTTCACGCCGGTCTGTACAACCGAACTCGGTCAGGTTGCCCGCATGAAGGGCGAATTTGATCAACGCGGCGTCAAGGTCGTGGCGGTCAGTGTCGACAGTGTGGATGCTCATCGTCGTTGGATTGGCGACATCGAGGCAACTCAGGGCGTCACTATGAACTTTCCGATCCTTGCGGACGAGGACAAGACCGTCGCCACCGCCTACCAGATGATCCATCCCAACTCTGATCCGGCGCTCACCGTCCGATCCGTCTTCATCATCGACAACAACAAGAAGCTTCGGGCGTCGATCACCTATCCGCCTCCCACGGGGCGCCACTTCGGTGAGATCCTGCGTGCGATCGATTCCCTTCAGTTGACGGATGGTTACAAGGTCGCCACACCGGCGAATTGGAACGATGGCGACGACTGCATCATCCTTCCCTCGATCACGGACAAGGAAGATATCGAGCGACTCTTCCCGAAGGGTCACGAGGAGCAGCGTCCGTACCTCCGGACGACGCCGCAGCCGAACAAGTGA
- a CDS encoding thrombospondin type 3 repeat-containing protein produces MSKLRTRSLLWMLLAGLSVSTLAMAAQDRAPVEIGVLGSFTQSDDVVVGDGAESFEPSFGAFLSGPLFKNWDWYTDLLLSEFTTVGFRGDGDSITGRAAIAYTWGRDGYSRWFVSAGWGWSELTFDNALDFTTGVASAGIGQRVPVGRRAGLRWELRVSRSLAEDGFVGEDLTTIDALVGLGWTVGGVRDGDRDGVVNSRDRCPHTAAGTGVDRFGCPAITPNYPQTTPVPASLLPTRGRLATPRDADEDGVLDSADKCLRTLKGVEVDADGCPRDDDGDGVHDGLGMDRCLGTPAGAKVDRNGCPLDGDGDGVYDGLDACPDSPSGAKVDSRGC; encoded by the coding sequence ATGTCGAAATTGAGAACACGATCGTTGCTGTGGATGCTTTTAGCCGGTCTGTCGGTATCCACTCTGGCCATGGCGGCGCAAGATCGTGCACCTGTTGAGATCGGTGTGCTCGGCAGCTTCACCCAGTCGGACGATGTCGTCGTGGGCGACGGCGCGGAGAGTTTTGAGCCCTCGTTCGGCGCGTTTCTCTCCGGGCCGTTGTTCAAGAACTGGGACTGGTATACGGACCTGCTGCTTTCGGAGTTCACGACCGTCGGGTTCCGCGGAGACGGTGATTCGATCACGGGCCGAGCGGCGATCGCGTACACGTGGGGACGTGACGGGTATTCGCGCTGGTTTGTTTCCGCCGGCTGGGGTTGGTCCGAATTGACGTTCGACAACGCGCTTGACTTCACCACTGGCGTCGCATCGGCGGGCATCGGCCAGCGAGTCCCGGTCGGGCGCAGAGCCGGCCTACGCTGGGAGCTCCGAGTTTCCCGCAGTCTGGCCGAGGACGGTTTTGTCGGGGAAGATCTGACGACCATCGACGCTCTGGTCGGTCTGGGGTGGACCGTCGGCGGAGTCCGAGACGGAGATCGAGACGGCGTCGTCAACTCCCGAGATCGCTGCCCTCACACCGCGGCGGGGACCGGCGTTGATCGTTTCGGGTGCCCGGCAATCACGCCAAACTATCCGCAGACAACTCCCGTCCCGGCCTCGTTGCTGCCGACGCGAGGGCGTCTAGCCACTCCGCGAGATGCCGACGAGGATGGCGTCCTGGATAGCGCCGACAAGTGTCTCCGGACGTTGAAGGGTGTTGAAGTCGATGCCGACGGATGCCCGCGGGATGATGACGGCGACGGCGTTCATGACGGACTTGGCATGGATCGTTGCCTCGGAACACCGGCAGGCGCCAAAGTCGATCGCAACGGCTGCCCGCTGGACGGCGACGGCGACGGAGTCTACGACGGACTCGACGCGTGCCCCGATTCGCCGTCGGGGGCGAAGGTAGATTCCCGAGGCTGCTAG